The DNA region CTGCCGAACTCGGCATAGGGATGAAAACACTTCAGCGCAACTTTGCGAAGAAATACAAAAAGGCGATGGTCGACTTTCACCTTGAAGCAAGGCTCGACTTTGCGAAATTCTTGTTGCGTGTTATGCGAGGCGAAAAGATGAGCGTGATCGCGAAGCACATTGGGTATGATCGCGAGCCCGAGTTCACTCGCTTTTTCGAGAAGCTTATGCATGAACCACCTGCCAAATGGGCCGAGAAAGAACACCGCCGCGCAGATCGGAAAGCAGCTCAGCTACGCGCTGACCAAGAGAATCATCCGCCCTCCTCACTGTAGCGCCATGTCGGCCGATTGACTGCATGCACTCCGCATTTTGTCGCATCCTGCGTAGCGGTTTTTCTTGCAACCTAGAAATCCAGGTGACAGACTAAGCCTCACAGTTGGGCCGACAGCTGTCCTCTCGAGCAACTTCCGGACAGCGTCGCGCAGTAGCCACACTTCGGGCAGCAGCATTTCTCAGTCCGATATGTAGCCGTCAAGGATTGCAGGCAAAGGGCGCCCCTACGTAAGACGGACGTCTCGCAGTCCATTTCACGGCGCAGCAGTGCGACCAATGCGTCTCGCCCTCCTTAGAGGAGGCTCCCATGCTCGCTCCCAGCCCTCAGCTCACTTCTGTCGTCACCACTGATGGTGCCGTCATCCTGGATGCGAAACAAAACCTCGTCATCTCGATTGATCCGATCGGTGGTTATATTTGGGATCGACTTGGCAAGGGGCAGAGCGTCGAATCGATTGTTCTTGATCTGGTCACTGATACTGGAGCTATGCCAGAGGTTGTTGAACGCGACGTTCAGGAATTTCTCGCGGACCTCTTTGCACGACACCTTCTTGTAGATTCTTCAGGCCGGCGAACCAAATGAAGCTCTTGCCACAACTCGAGAGTGACGTTTACCGTCTTGTCCTCTTATCTCCTGATGGGCAGCGGTGTCTCATGGTCAGGGTGAATGGTTGCAGGCGGCTACCCGAAGTTGAGATTCCCAAGTGGACGCGCCCTGCGGAAGAGATTGCACGATCGATTGAAAACACCTGGGGAATAACCGCAGTAATTCTTATGTTTTCCCTCGCCGAACAAGATGATCCATCGTGTGTCTTCGCGGAAGCATATGGATCGGACGTCGCAATAAAGAATATTTTGAACGCCATATGGGTCGACGTAGACAGTCTCGGAGACAAGGAAGTCGGGCGTTCAACTCGCGAATGCTTGGCTGCGATTTTGACGGGTGCTCAGACAGGGCACGGCCCGTTCGCGAAGCACGGCTGGATGAATGACGTTATCGAGTGGCTTTCGTCGCAGATCTCGAGCCGCACATTTCGCTTCGATGGCAGGTTCCAGCAATTCAACGTGAGCGGCCCGTTCCTTCTCGTGTCGCTCGGCAACCTTTATGGGCGACCCTACTGGTTAAAGGCGGTAGGAGAGCCAAATCTTCATGAGTTTCCGGTGACTGTAACCCTAACCGACTGCTTGTCACGATTCTTGCCGCGTATTGTTGCGACAAGAGCGGAGTGGACTGCTTGGGTAATGGAAGATGCAGGACACCGATTAAGTGAATCGGCACCAGCAGAAGACTTCGTGGCGGCTGCGACTACTCTGGCGAAGCTTCAAATCAGTTCCATCGATTGTGGCAGAGCGATATTGGACGCGGGTTGTTTTGACCAGAGCAATGGCGGTCTCGAGCGGGATTTGCCCATGTTCTTCGAGTTTCTCATCGCAGCGATGGCAAAGCAGACCTCGACCAAAGCGCCGCAACTCACAGCCTCACGGCTTCACGAGCTTCACGCAATCGTGAAGGATGCCTTTGATGAAATGTCAGAGCTCAGGATTCCGAGCACGCTGATCCATAATGACTTCACCCCAGGAAACATTCTGATCGATGGAGAGAAATGCAAGTTCATTGACTGGGCGGAGGCCGGATGGGGAAATCCGTTTTACACATACCAGCACCTGCGTGCGCTCATCGCCAAAAGCGATGGCCATGTAGACCGCCTCAGCATGACGGACCAGGCATATAAGCACTGCTGGGGTGCTGCCCTCACTGAAGAGCAGATCAATCGAGCAATACGATTAGCGCCTATGCTCGCGCTTGTTTCTCACCTATATGGACGAGGGGGCTGGTTGGCTTCGCAGGGGCTTCTCGACCCGAACCGTGAGCGATATGCGCGTGGTATCGCACGCCACATGGATAAGGCTGCCCTCGCATTGGAAGGTGTCCTATGCCACTGAACTGCAGTGAAAGATCAACTGCGACTGACATTCTCCACGGTGTATCGATCTCAGACCCGTATCGTTGGCTAGAAGATCGCCAATTGCCGGAGACAGACGCATGGATCAAGAATCAGAACCGGACTTTCGAGCAATATTTCGAGAGCAAATCCTGCCTGCCGGAATACCGCGATCGCGTGCGAAGACATCTACCAGTGGAATCGTATGAGGAGCCGGTTCGCACTGCTGGGCGGCTCTTCTATCGTCGGCGACAGGAAGAGCATTCGTCTATCTGTGTCATAGATGCTGACAAACAGAGAGAACGCGTCCTGTTGGATTCGTCCATTTACGGGCCATCTGCTTCGGTTTCCATCCATGCAGTCTCACACGATGGTTCACTTCTTGCATATGAATTACGAACAACTGGAACGGACACCGCAGAGATCCATCTTCTCAACTCGATCACCGGAGTAATGCTCCCCGATACACTGCCTAGTGGGCTCTCGAGAGGGTTTTCCTTTGATGGTGAAGGCGATGGCTTTTACTACAGCCGGCAACCGTTGGATGGCTCCCGCGATCACTCAATCCGGTATCACTCCATGGGAACTCCTTCTGAACAGGATCTCGAGCTATTCCGGACGCCACAAGCTAGTGGCAGCAATCTAGGCCTGCTTGCAGATGATCATCATTTTGCAGCTGTCTATAGCCGATTCATCGATGGCGAACGATTGGTTGACATTTACCTCGCGGAGCGTGCACGGCCAAACGATTGGGTATCTATGGCGCAAGTGCAGACCGGGCTTTATGCTCCTTATCTGCATTGCGGTCGCATTTTCCTACTGACGGACAGCAATGCGCCGAATGGACAGTTGGCCGAGCTCCGTTGCGCAGACGGCTTCACATCAGTCATCGTTCCAGCTTCCCAGAAGCTCATCCAAGACATTCTTTTCGTTGGCGGCAGCGTCTATGTAGCCTACGCAGATCGGTTCTCAACTTCCATCGAGGAATGGTCGCTGCAGGGAGAGTTTCTTGGCGAAGTGGCTCTACCGGAAAGTGTCGTAATGCCATCCGTAAAGCTCATCGCACAACCTTGCATCGACCATGCGTGTTTCTTGTCAATTCAATCGCCTGTTCATCCACCAAACATCTTCGAACACATCACTGGCGAGCCGGAGCTGAGGCCTGTTTTCCCGGAAGCATCCGGAGCAGTTCCACCTCTTCACGTCAAGCAGACAGCATATCATTCGTTTGACGGAAGAGAGGTGCCAGTAGCCCTTCTCAAAAGTTCTTCTCACCGGGTTTCCCAACCCAGCCCCGTTCTCCTCGTGAGCTACGGGGGATTCGGAGTCTCCTCCACTCCTCACTTCTCAGTAGCAATAGCCATTCTTTTAGAAGCAGGCGTCATTGTTGCGATACCGGGAATTCGAGGCGGCTCGGAGCTGGGCAAGGAATGGCATCGCAGCTCGCTCCGTGAGGATCGCCAGGCCGGCTTCAATGATTTCCTTGCCGCAGCCGAGTGGCTGATCGCGGAGTCAATTGCGGACCCGGGCCGACTCGCTCTCTATGGCGGTTCTAATGGAGGCCTTCTTGTCGCCGTAGCGATGACACAGCGGCCGGATCTATTCTGCTGCGTGGTATGTATGGGGCCCCTTTTGGATATGGTGCGCTATGAGCGCTTTGATCGGGCCGCCACATGGGTCAGTGAGTATGGGTCAATAGCAAACCCACGGGAATTTGCAGCACTCTATGCCTATTCCCCATATCACCATATCGCTGAAGATACGAATTTTCCTCCGACGTTGTTTGTTACCGGGGATGCGGATGATCGCTGTAACCCCGCACACGTGAGAAAGATGGTGGCTCGTCTTCTTGGGCGCTCTGCACAGCGTAGCCCAGTCCTCGTAGATTACCTGCCCGAGCGAGGCCATCGCTCAGGTCTGAACTATACCTTGAGGCGTGAGGCAATCGCACGGCGGGTTACATTTCTCTGCAGGGAGCTGGCTGTTGACCAAAAGCGAGGCGATGGATCATGACAATCCTCATTGTCCGATCGTGGTTCCTTCTCCTGCTGTGGGATCTGGTTAGCCGCACGTTCGGCTTCAAAGGGACGCGATTTTGTCTTCGCAAGTCGGTATCGTCCCCACACTCCCCATCGTCCTTCACCAGCGCCGGGATCGTCCAGGCTGTGAAGACTGCTTCGGTCTTATATTTCAAAGACGTTTGGTGTTTGCAGCGTTCCATCGTAACCACCTACCTGCTCCGTCGGCATGGTTTCCCGGGAGAACTCGTCATCGGAGCAACGTTTATGCCGCAGGTCACCCATGCCTGGGTTGAGATCGATGGCACAGTCGTCAACGACAAACCTTACGTGATTCACCGCTATCAGGTCTTGGAGCGTTATTAGACGAGCGAGGCGAATATGAGCACAATCTTCGGGATTCTCCTCAAGATAGACGGCATGGTTGCGTACGAAGACCTCGAAAGCATGTCGGCGCCAACCTCCCGCTATGCCGTCGACGGAACATATCTGAAATTTTCCGGAAGAGTTGGTATGGGCTTTCAACCTTTCTATACGCATGATCGATCCACCCTCGAATCTGTCCCTCTCGAAAATGCGCGTGGAGACCTTGTCGCCGTGGACGGCCGTATCGATAATTACAAAGATCTGCAAAACGCCCTAGAGCTGAACGGTTCATCTTCTGACTCCATAACCATCTTGGCCGCGTTCGCAAAATGGGGCTCTGACTGTTTCTCGCATTTCATCGGAGAATGGTCTATCGCGCTCTGGTCTGCAACCACACAGGAACTATATCTGGTCCGGGATCATGCAGGAACACGGCCGCTCTATCTTTGTGAACGCGCTGGCAAATATAAGTGGGCCACCTACCTCGATGCGTTTAGGGACGATATCGCGGATGCCGACATCGACATGGAGTACATCCAGCGCTACATCTCCGGAGCACCATTGTTGCCTCACAGCCCTTACAGGCATATCCGGCAAGTCGGCCCCGGACAGGTAGTCTGCATCAAATCGGATCACCTCACAACGTACATGCACTGGCGCTGTGCGGAGAGCCCGATTGTAAGGTGCCAAGTAGAGCAAGAATATGTCTCCGTCTTTCTGGAATTACTGGAACGTGCGGTGGTGCGCAGAACGGAAGGGTACAATGCTCCGATTCTCGAGCTCAGCGGTGGGATGGATTCAAGTGCGATAACGTGCATGTCGGACCGCTACAAGAGACGGAGCCGTTCACCCCTGTCACTTCTGGACACCATCTCCTTTTATAGCGACAGGGAACCGTCCTGGAATGAGGAGCCTTATTTTGCTTCTGTAGAGCGCCAGAGGGGGAAAAGCACTTGCCGTATAACTCTACCGAATTATGAGGGTTGCTTCCTGTCTCCCGCCGAAGCCGAGGACTGGATGACAGCTCCAGGCATTAGCAAACGGAGCATCGCAGTCGAGCTCGCGATTAAACCCGCTATAGCCGATCGAGGCTATCGGGCCATTGTCTCGGGTATCGGAGGTGACGAGGTGCTTGGAGGAAATCCTGACCCGATCCCCGAAATTGCAGATCTCTGGAGAGCAGGGGCAATTGCTCCCCTTATGCGGCGAAGTCTTGAGTGGGCCCTAGCAAAAGACACGCTCATATGGCGGATCCTCTTCGGTGGTGCACTATTTTGTTACCGCGCGCGATATGATCCATCTGCCCTATTGGAGATAACTCGGCCACCGTGGTTACGGCATCACAATGAACAACAAAAGGATGACATGTTGCGGCAGCTTCTTGACAGCTGCGGAAGTGACGACAATCCAACATTGATCTCGAACCGCGCTGCATGGATATCTCTGCTTGAAACCTTGCCATCCTGCCAACCAGACCATTTCACAAGATATGAATATCGCTACCCCTATCTTGACCAAGAACTAGTGAACTTTGCCTTCAGCCTTCCGCGAGATCAACTCGTACGTCCAGGTCGACGTAGATATCTCATGAGAAAAGCACTCGTGGGTATCGTTCCAGAGATGATTCTCGAGCGCGGACAAAAGGGTGTCGTCGGTCGCGGCCCCCTGGCAGAGTTGATCTCTGCCAGAATGTCAGATCCCCCCTTATTCCATCTCAAGATGTCCGCCGAGCTTGGAATCGTCGATCGCACACTCTTTACGAATATTGTCAACCATGTGTGCTCATCACAGGATCCAAAGTGGATCCATGCGATCTATCGAACGATGGAAATCGAGTCCTGGCTTCACACCAGATTCAGCACGAAGGCTCCTCACTTCGCGTCGACCTCACTAGGGATGCGAGCAGATGCCTTGCACCCTCAACAAGTCCCGATGCACATCCAGTGAAGATCTGCTGGATTACAACGGTAATTCAAACAAAGGAGAATCACCATGCGTTACAACAAACCACAAATCCTCAACGTCACCCGTGCAACCGCTGCAATCAAAGGTTCGAAGGCAGGCGTAAGCACGGACAATGAGCAGCGGATCACTTCGCCAAGCTACGAAGACAACGAATAGCCAACTTGCGCTGCCGCGACTCCTCTTCAGAGCCGCGGCAGCGCGGTTGTATCAAGGTATAGCGGGTGCCATTGATGATTAGATGGTCGAGAAGTGCCTTTTAAGTTCGTCAATGTAATCTATTGTGGGTTGCTTCTATACATTGTGAAGGCAGTTCCTTAGACGTCGACCGTTGTAAACTACACAGCCCCTCCCAGCGGTGATACTGACGGGTCTTCTCAGGGTTTGGATCTGCGTAACCCTGCAGCCAGAATCGAAACCAGTCGACATTGCCCCCTTGAGAAGCCAATCGGTTCCACGGTTTTATAAGGACATGATCACCATCCGGGATCAGTACGAAATCGACCGGACTGTTCAGGCGCTGAAGCAAGGTAAATGTTTCCCAATTAGAAAAGAGGCTTTCTGGCGCATTGGTCTCTAGCCTGAGAGGTGTCGTGAT from Edaphobacter dinghuensis includes:
- a CDS encoding asparagine synthase-related protein, translated to MSTIFGILLKIDGMVAYEDLESMSAPTSRYAVDGTYLKFSGRVGMGFQPFYTHDRSTLESVPLENARGDLVAVDGRIDNYKDLQNALELNGSSSDSITILAAFAKWGSDCFSHFIGEWSIALWSATTQELYLVRDHAGTRPLYLCERAGKYKWATYLDAFRDDIADADIDMEYIQRYISGAPLLPHSPYRHIRQVGPGQVVCIKSDHLTTYMHWRCAESPIVRCQVEQEYVSVFLELLERAVVRRTEGYNAPILELSGGMDSSAITCMSDRYKRRSRSPLSLLDTISFYSDREPSWNEEPYFASVERQRGKSTCRITLPNYEGCFLSPAEAEDWMTAPGISKRSIAVELAIKPAIADRGYRAIVSGIGGDEVLGGNPDPIPEIADLWRAGAIAPLMRRSLEWALAKDTLIWRILFGGALFCYRARYDPSALLEITRPPWLRHHNEQQKDDMLRQLLDSCGSDDNPTLISNRAAWISLLETLPSCQPDHFTRYEYRYPYLDQELVNFAFSLPRDQLVRPGRRRYLMRKALVGIVPEMILERGQKGVVGRGPLAELISARMSDPPLFHLKMSAELGIVDRTLFTNIVNHVCSSQDPKWIHAIYRTMEIESWLHTRFSTKAPHFASTSLGMRADALHPQQVPMHIQ
- a CDS encoding aminoglycoside phosphotransferase family protein; amino-acid sequence: MKLLPQLESDVYRLVLLSPDGQRCLMVRVNGCRRLPEVEIPKWTRPAEEIARSIENTWGITAVILMFSLAEQDDPSCVFAEAYGSDVAIKNILNAIWVDVDSLGDKEVGRSTRECLAAILTGAQTGHGPFAKHGWMNDVIEWLSSQISSRTFRFDGRFQQFNVSGPFLLVSLGNLYGRPYWLKAVGEPNLHEFPVTVTLTDCLSRFLPRIVATRAEWTAWVMEDAGHRLSESAPAEDFVAAATTLAKLQISSIDCGRAILDAGCFDQSNGGLERDLPMFFEFLIAAMAKQTSTKAPQLTASRLHELHAIVKDAFDEMSELRIPSTLIHNDFTPGNILIDGEKCKFIDWAEAGWGNPFYTYQHLRALIAKSDGHVDRLSMTDQAYKHCWGAALTEEQINRAIRLAPMLALVSHLYGRGGWLASQGLLDPNRERYARGIARHMDKAALALEGVLCH
- a CDS encoding PqqD family protein, yielding MLAPSPQLTSVVTTDGAVILDAKQNLVISIDPIGGYIWDRLGKGQSVESIVLDLVTDTGAMPEVVERDVQEFLADLFARHLLVDSSGRRTK
- a CDS encoding prolyl oligopeptidase family serine peptidase — translated: MPLNCSERSTATDILHGVSISDPYRWLEDRQLPETDAWIKNQNRTFEQYFESKSCLPEYRDRVRRHLPVESYEEPVRTAGRLFYRRRQEEHSSICVIDADKQRERVLLDSSIYGPSASVSIHAVSHDGSLLAYELRTTGTDTAEIHLLNSITGVMLPDTLPSGLSRGFSFDGEGDGFYYSRQPLDGSRDHSIRYHSMGTPSEQDLELFRTPQASGSNLGLLADDHHFAAVYSRFIDGERLVDIYLAERARPNDWVSMAQVQTGLYAPYLHCGRIFLLTDSNAPNGQLAELRCADGFTSVIVPASQKLIQDILFVGGSVYVAYADRFSTSIEEWSLQGEFLGEVALPESVVMPSVKLIAQPCIDHACFLSIQSPVHPPNIFEHITGEPELRPVFPEASGAVPPLHVKQTAYHSFDGREVPVALLKSSSHRVSQPSPVLLVSYGGFGVSSTPHFSVAIAILLEAGVIVAIPGIRGGSELGKEWHRSSLREDRQAGFNDFLAAAEWLIAESIADPGRLALYGGSNGGLLVAVAMTQRPDLFCCVVCMGPLLDMVRYERFDRAATWVSEYGSIANPREFAALYAYSPYHHIAEDTNFPPTLFVTGDADDRCNPAHVRKMVARLLGRSAQRSPVLVDYLPERGHRSGLNYTLRREAIARRVTFLCRELAVDQKRGDGS
- a CDS encoding lasso peptide biosynthesis B2 protein, which gives rise to MTILIVRSWFLLLLWDLVSRTFGFKGTRFCLRKSVSSPHSPSSFTSAGIVQAVKTASVLYFKDVWCLQRSIVTTYLLRRHGFPGELVIGATFMPQVTHAWVEIDGTVVNDKPYVIHRYQVLERY
- a CDS encoding helix-turn-helix domain-containing protein, whose product is MPTPSQDSLSEPERKLIDLIRDTRANPEDKLHAILLERPEEFMQYLINDSHGAVKLRLYVVAAELGIGMKTLQRNFAKKYKKAMVDFHLEARLDFAKFLLRVMRGEKMSVIAKHIGYDREPEFTRFFEKLMHEPPAKWAEKEHRRADRKAAQLRADQENHPPSSL